A single region of the Streptomyces sp. NBC_00236 genome encodes:
- the pdhA gene encoding pyruvate dehydrogenase (acetyl-transferring) E1 component subunit alpha, with the protein MTVQELPGAAAYRPTPPPAWKPLTDPAPLLPDPEPYRVLGTDAAAEADPQLLLRLYAELVRGRRYNAQATALTKQGRLAVYPSSTGQEACEIAAALVLEERDWLFPSYRDTLAAVARGLDPVEALTLLRGDRHTGYDPREHRIAPLCTPLATQLPHAVGLAHAARLKGDDVVALAMVGDGGTSEGDFHEALNFAAVWRAPVVFLVQNNGFAISVPLAKQTAAPSLAHKAVGYGMPGRLVDGNDAAAMHQVLSEAVARARSGGGPTLVEAVTYRMDAHTNADDATRYRGNSEVEAWRAHDPVQLLERELTGRGLLGDDGIEEARAAAERMAAQLRERMNADPVLDPMDLFAHVYAEQTTQLREQAARLRVELDAEHDEHGTDDRGAGR; encoded by the coding sequence ATGACGGTCCAAGAGCTGCCCGGCGCGGCCGCCTACCGGCCCACGCCGCCCCCGGCCTGGAAGCCGCTCACCGATCCCGCGCCCCTGCTCCCGGACCCCGAGCCGTACCGCGTGCTCGGTACGGACGCCGCGGCCGAGGCAGACCCCCAGCTGCTGCTGCGGCTCTACGCGGAGCTCGTACGCGGCCGGCGGTACAACGCACAGGCGACGGCCCTCACCAAGCAGGGCAGGCTCGCCGTCTATCCGTCGAGCACCGGGCAGGAGGCCTGCGAGATCGCGGCCGCCCTGGTGCTGGAGGAGCGGGACTGGCTCTTCCCCAGCTACCGCGACACGCTCGCGGCCGTCGCGCGGGGACTGGACCCGGTCGAGGCCCTGACCCTGCTGCGCGGCGACCGGCACACCGGGTACGACCCGCGCGAGCACCGCATCGCCCCCCTGTGCACCCCGCTCGCCACCCAGCTTCCGCACGCCGTGGGCCTGGCCCACGCGGCGCGGCTCAAGGGGGACGACGTGGTGGCGCTCGCCATGGTCGGTGACGGCGGCACCAGCGAGGGCGATTTCCACGAGGCACTGAACTTCGCGGCCGTCTGGCGGGCCCCTGTCGTCTTCCTCGTGCAGAACAACGGCTTCGCCATTTCCGTGCCCCTGGCCAAGCAGACCGCGGCCCCGTCCCTGGCCCACAAGGCCGTCGGGTACGGAATGCCAGGACGGCTGGTCGACGGCAATGACGCGGCCGCCATGCACCAGGTCCTCTCCGAGGCCGTGGCGAGGGCCAGGAGCGGTGGCGGTCCGACGCTGGTGGAGGCCGTCACCTACCGCATGGACGCGCACACGAACGCGGACGACGCCACGCGCTACCGGGGGAACAGCGAGGTCGAGGCCTGGCGGGCCCACGATCCGGTGCAGCTCCTGGAGCGCGAACTGACCGGGCGCGGGCTGCTCGGCGACGACGGCATCGAGGAGGCACGCGCGGCCGCGGAGCGGATGGCGGCGCAGCTGAGGGAGCGGATGAACGCGGACCCGGTCCTCGACCCGATGGACCTCTTCGCCCATGTGTACGCGGAGCAGACGACGCAGCTGCGCGAGCAGGCGGCCCGCCTGCGGGTGGAGCTGGACGCGGAGCACGACGAGCACGGCACGGACGACAGGGGTGCGGGGCGATGA
- a CDS encoding Lrp/AsnC family transcriptional regulator — protein sequence MADGGEGPGGVPPARPLDAVDGAILRLLQTDGRASIRSVADRVHVSRANAYARINRLIDDGVIRGFGARVNHERAGQGASAYITLKIVQNSWRTVREQLQALPGATHIALVSGDFDVLLLVHTPDNRSLRELVLTRIQAIPEVLSTRTLLVFEETDLTPGSDRPTELT from the coding sequence ATGGCCGACGGGGGCGAGGGGCCGGGCGGAGTTCCCCCGGCACGCCCGCTCGACGCCGTCGACGGCGCCATCCTCCGACTGCTCCAGACGGACGGCCGCGCCTCGATACGGTCGGTCGCCGACCGCGTCCACGTCTCGCGGGCCAATGCGTACGCCCGTATCAACCGGCTCATCGACGACGGCGTGATCCGCGGCTTCGGCGCACGGGTGAACCATGAGCGGGCGGGGCAGGGTGCCTCCGCATACATCACGCTCAAGATCGTCCAGAATTCCTGGCGCACCGTGCGGGAGCAGCTTCAGGCGTTGCCGGGCGCCACGCACATCGCGCTGGTCAGCGGCGATTTCGACGTCCTGCTGCTGGTGCACACCCCGGACAACCGGTCATTGCGCGAGCTGGTCCTGACGAGGATCCAGGCCATTCCGGAGGTGCTTTCCACCCGCACCCTGCTGGTGTTCGAGGAAACGGACCTGACCCCCGGATCCGACCGCCCCACGGAACTCACCTGA
- a CDS encoding TetR/AcrR family transcriptional regulator — protein MTTAKRDTYTPETLLTVAVRVFNERGYDGTSMEHLSKAAGISKSSIYHHVAGKEELLRRAVSRALDGLFGILDEPGATRGRAIERVEYVTRRTVEVLIAELPYVTLLLRVRGNTKTERWALERRREFDQRVAELLKAAVADGDLRSDVDIRLATRLLFGMVNSLVEWFRPLSDGGAEGVRLADTVVQLAFEGMKSSR, from the coding sequence ATGACCACGGCCAAGCGGGACACGTACACCCCGGAGACTCTGCTCACCGTCGCCGTCCGTGTCTTCAACGAGCGCGGTTACGACGGCACCTCGATGGAGCACCTGTCCAAGGCGGCAGGCATCTCGAAGTCGTCCATCTATCACCACGTCGCCGGCAAGGAAGAGCTGCTGCGGCGCGCGGTCAGCCGGGCACTGGACGGGCTCTTCGGGATCCTCGACGAGCCGGGCGCGACCCGGGGCCGTGCGATCGAGCGCGTCGAGTACGTCACGCGTCGGACCGTCGAGGTGCTGATAGCCGAACTGCCCTACGTCACGCTGCTGCTGCGGGTGCGGGGCAACACGAAGACCGAGCGCTGGGCCCTGGAGCGGCGCCGAGAGTTCGACCAGCGCGTGGCCGAACTGCTCAAGGCGGCGGTCGCGGACGGTGACCTCCGCTCCGACGTGGACATACGGCTCGCGACGCGGCTGCTGTTCGGGATGGTCAACTCGCTCGTGGAGTGGTTCCGGCCGCTGTCGGACGGAGGCGCGGAGGGGGTGCGGCTCGCCGACACCGTCGTGCAGCTGGCCTTCGAAGGCATGAAGTCCAGCCGCTGA